A single Notoacmeibacter ruber DNA region contains:
- a CDS encoding transglutaminase family protein, giving the protein MRIKIQHTSRYKYKSPPDFVLQKVRLTPLSDFRQEVEQWQLNVGGATTQVTSRDAFGNEIVLLRADADTDSIEVSAQGTIVTSDTKGVMERSPGVMPLFVYTSFTELTSPNDEIIALAESTRKDDHIDMLHRLMDTIAETVEYEPGATHVGTTAADALAGKKGVCQDLTHIFLAAARHLDLPARYTSGYFVSGNDKGGDASHGWAEVFVPDLGWVGFDPTNRRCPDERYVRIAAGRDYTDVSPVSGVRVGAEGERLTVTLDVEQQ; this is encoded by the coding sequence ATGCGCATCAAGATCCAGCATACGAGCCGTTACAAATATAAATCGCCGCCCGACTTCGTTCTACAGAAGGTGCGGCTTACGCCGTTGAGCGATTTCCGACAGGAGGTCGAACAGTGGCAGCTGAATGTGGGCGGAGCGACCACTCAGGTGACCTCTCGGGATGCCTTCGGCAATGAGATCGTTCTGCTGCGGGCTGACGCCGATACGGACAGCATCGAGGTCTCGGCCCAGGGCACTATTGTGACGTCGGACACGAAAGGCGTAATGGAGCGTTCGCCAGGGGTCATGCCCTTGTTCGTCTATACCAGCTTCACGGAACTGACTTCCCCCAACGATGAGATCATCGCATTGGCGGAAAGCACGCGGAAAGACGACCATATCGATATGCTTCACCGGCTGATGGATACGATCGCGGAAACGGTGGAATATGAACCCGGCGCAACACACGTCGGCACCACCGCAGCAGATGCCTTGGCAGGAAAGAAAGGTGTCTGCCAGGATTTAACCCACATCTTTTTGGCGGCCGCGCGTCACCTTGACCTGCCGGCCCGCTACACCTCTGGCTACTTCGTTTCGGGCAATGACAAAGGAGGCGATGCCTCCCATGGCTGGGCTGAAGTCTTCGTGCCTGACCTCGGCTGGGTCGGTTTCGATCCCACAAACCGCCGATGCCCCGACGAACGCTATGTGCGAATCGCGGCCGGTCGCGATTATACTGATGTCAGTCCGGTCAGCGGGGTGCGGGTCGGTGCGGAAGGTGAACGTCTAACGGTCACCCTGGACGTCGAGCAGCAATAG
- a CDS encoding alpha-E domain-containing protein, translated as MLLGRTASGLYWLFRYIERAENIARIVDAGSHVALTGDADKSDVWPSVLRSAGVDKTFPGDAEEATESEVADFLLRDRENASSVLSCIEQARFNGRMVRTALTREVWESLNEAWMSMTSLLAKPIDLDDLIERLEDTKRQTAQIRGAFHGTMMRDDRYSFCRLGTYSERLDNTARIMDVKYYVLLPSASWVGSSLDNHQWRSLLRSVSAHRSFSSVYGTDFNSARIAEFLILDRSMPRSLVFCAEGLDRTLGYLAEHYSQSQPCDQAAHNLLSRLRALTMEEIFDIGLHDFLGETIQSNNQLSIQIANDYNFE; from the coding sequence ATGCTCCTAGGACGAACAGCGAGCGGCTTGTACTGGCTCTTTCGCTATATCGAGCGCGCCGAAAACATTGCCCGTATTGTCGATGCAGGCTCGCATGTCGCGCTGACGGGCGACGCGGACAAGAGCGATGTGTGGCCGTCGGTTCTACGAAGCGCTGGCGTGGACAAGACATTCCCCGGCGACGCAGAAGAGGCGACCGAAAGCGAGGTCGCGGATTTTCTGCTGCGCGACCGGGAAAATGCGTCTTCCGTTCTTTCCTGCATCGAACAGGCCCGCTTCAACGGCCGGATGGTGCGGACTGCGCTGACACGCGAAGTGTGGGAAAGCCTGAATGAAGCATGGATGTCCATGACGTCCCTTCTCGCCAAACCGATCGATCTGGACGACCTGATCGAGAGACTGGAGGACACGAAGCGTCAGACAGCGCAGATCCGCGGTGCATTTCACGGCACGATGATGCGCGATGACCGATATTCCTTCTGCCGGCTCGGCACCTATTCGGAGCGGCTCGACAACACGGCGCGCATCATGGATGTGAAATATTATGTGCTGCTACCGAGCGCGTCATGGGTCGGCAGTTCGCTCGACAATCACCAATGGCGATCGCTTCTACGCTCCGTTTCCGCGCATCGTTCTTTCAGCTCGGTCTATGGGACGGATTTCAATTCCGCCCGTATCGCGGAATTCCTGATCCTCGACCGTTCCATGCCTCGATCTCTCGTCTTCTGCGCCGAGGGGCTAGACAGAACGCTCGGCTATCTTGCCGAGCATTACAGCCAGAGCCAGCCTTGCGACCAGGCCGCGCACAATCTGTTGTCGCGCCTTCGTGCTCTTACGATGGAAGAGATATTCGACATCGGGCTGCACGATTTCCTGGGAGAGACAATCCAGTCGAACAACCAGCTTTCGATCCAAATCGCCAACGATTACAATTTTGAATGA
- a CDS encoding circularly permuted type 2 ATP-grasp protein — protein MSHFDEMGLGEKIRAPYQAYSSWMRQQDSEALLRKHHDAEQVFRRTGITFAVYGQEEAQERLIPFDIVPRIISAREWRRLSQGIEQRVVAINAFLEDIYSKQEIIKAGRLPESIIARNDAFLPEMMNFRPPQGIYTHIIGTDIVRTGPDKFYVLEDNARTPSGVSYMLENRSAMLRLFPELFRSNRIRNVENYPDLLRQSLESVAPPECDGKPTVAVLTPGIFNSAYFEHAFLADNMGVDLVEGSDLQVWNGRICMRTTQGMKPIDVLYRRVDDDFLDPLTFRPDSILGVPGIMDVYRAGRITIANAPGTGIADDKALYTYMPEIVRFYTGSKPILENVPTWRCSEKDSLSYVLDNLQDLVVKEVHGSGGYGMLVGPTATKEERETFAAKLREHPENYIAQPTLSLSTCPIFTEAGLAPRHVDLRPFVLMGGDKVRIVPGGLTRVALKEGSLVVNSSQGGGTKDTWVLNDD, from the coding sequence ATGTCGCATTTTGACGAAATGGGTTTAGGCGAGAAGATCCGTGCGCCTTATCAGGCATATTCATCTTGGATGCGACAGCAGGATAGCGAGGCCCTTCTCCGCAAACATCACGATGCTGAGCAGGTCTTTCGAAGGACTGGGATCACCTTCGCCGTCTACGGACAGGAAGAAGCTCAGGAACGCCTTATCCCGTTTGATATCGTGCCGCGGATCATTTCCGCCCGCGAATGGCGCCGGCTCTCCCAGGGCATTGAACAGCGTGTCGTGGCGATCAATGCCTTTCTGGAAGACATCTACTCCAAGCAGGAGATCATCAAAGCTGGGCGCCTTCCCGAATCCATCATCGCGAGAAATGATGCCTTTCTGCCGGAAATGATGAATTTCCGCCCTCCGCAGGGCATATACACCCACATCATCGGTACCGATATCGTTCGCACGGGCCCGGATAAGTTCTACGTGCTGGAAGACAATGCCCGGACACCGTCCGGCGTCTCCTACATGCTGGAAAATCGCTCGGCCATGTTGCGGCTGTTTCCCGAACTCTTCCGTTCGAACCGCATCAGAAACGTCGAGAATTATCCGGATCTGCTCCGCCAGTCACTGGAAAGCGTCGCGCCGCCGGAATGCGACGGCAAGCCCACCGTCGCCGTTCTGACGCCGGGCATTTTCAACTCTGCCTATTTCGAGCATGCATTCCTTGCCGACAATATGGGCGTGGACCTCGTGGAAGGATCCGATCTGCAGGTCTGGAACGGACGCATTTGCATGCGGACGACCCAGGGCATGAAGCCGATCGATGTGCTCTACCGCCGCGTCGACGACGATTTTCTCGACCCCCTCACCTTCCGGCCGGACAGTATTCTGGGCGTACCGGGTATCATGGACGTTTATCGTGCGGGCCGGATCACGATCGCCAATGCCCCGGGCACCGGAATCGCCGACGACAAGGCGCTCTACACCTATATGCCGGAGATCGTGCGCTTCTATACCGGCTCGAAACCGATTCTGGAGAATGTGCCCACTTGGCGATGCTCCGAAAAGGACAGCCTTTCCTATGTGCTCGACAACCTTCAGGACCTGGTCGTCAAGGAGGTGCACGGCTCAGGCGGGTACGGCATGCTCGTCGGCCCGACAGCGACGAAAGAAGAGCGAGAGACTTTCGCGGCCAAACTGCGAGAGCATCCGGAAAACTACATCGCTCAGCCCACACTTTCCCTCTCGACCTGTCCGATTTTCACGGAGGCGGGACTGGCGCCACGCCATGTGGATTTACGGCCCTTCGTGCTGATGGGCGGCGACAAGGTTCGGATCGTGCCGGGTGGGCTGACCCGTGTTGCCCTGAAGGAAGGGTCGCTCGTGGTCAACTCCTCGCAGGGTGGAGGAACGAAAGACACTTGGGTACTCAACGATGACTGA